The DNA segment CATATATCATGAAAACACCAACAACAAAAACGACACCTATCAAGCAGCAATCTTTGAAACCTAATGATTCTGCTAGTACCCCCAAAGAGAGCAACTTAGAGACCCTGGATAACACAGACTTTGAGTTGGAAAGAATCATGTTTGAAGAATTCGCACATGGATTACCAAGCGATATTCCTATGGCTGATCTTTAGATTTTTTGTCTTGTTCAACTGTGCGTTGAGGCATCTCGTGCAGTTTGACGCTCCCGGCTCTAAAGATACGGGGATTCTTTGGTACAGGGGAGCCAACGCTTAACCCCTGGCCCCTGGCCAAGCATCTTGACCCTATGCCCTACGGCAGCGGTATGTGTTTAAAAAATATCTTTTGCCCATGTCTTGAAGTTCAAAAGGGGAGCATATTGATATACAAATGAGTTGAAAGCCGTCGTTCTACAACGGGGCTTTAAACACAATTTTTCGGTAAGGATACGAGCCAAATAAATCTGCTGTTATTGACCCCGTATTTCCCAAAAGTTTTATTTGGAAATCCCTAAAGTGTGTTTTTCTACGCAATTGCCCCCAAGCCTTTGAGAGTAACAATAGTCGCAGCCGTAAAACCTTTAACCCCTCTGATATTCATTCCCTCATAAAATTTTTTAGCCTTCAAAGTTTTTAAGCACTCACCCGTGCTGATATCCCAAATTCTAATCGTCTCATCAGCGCCACTACTAGCCAGCGTTTGATTATCTGGGCTAAAGGCAATTGACCAAACCCAAGCTGAATGTCCAAATAAAGTTCTTTTGCATTCACCTGTATTAATATCCCATAACTTTACTGTGTAATCGGGACTGCTACTAGCTAGAATCTGACCATCCCGACTAAAAATCACTGCTTTGACGATACCATTGGCATAAACCTCGAAAGTTTGGAGACAAGCACCAGTGCTAATACTCCACAACCGGACTTTTCCATCATAACTAGCACTGGCGAGCAGTTCACCTTTGGGACTAAAAGCGATTGACCAAACCCAATTATTATGTCCTTCCAGCGTTCTTTTGCACACACCAGTGCTGACATCCCACAACTTGACCGTTTGATCCCAAGCACCACTGGCCAAAGTCTGACCATCCGGACTAAAGGCCACCGACTGGACAGCAGCACGATGTCCCTGGAAAACTTGTAAGCCTTGACCCGTATTAATATCCCATAACCTCACCGTGTGGTCGTCACTACCACTTGCCAGTTTTTGCCCATCTGGACTGAAGACAACTGACTGGATGGCAGCAGAATGTCCTTGAAAATTTTGCCAGGATTGACCTGTATTCACATCCCACAACTTAATTATGCGGTCGTCACTACTACTGGCTAATATTTTTCCATTTGGGCTGAAGGCAACTGATCGAACTACAGCACAATGTCCCTGAAAACTTTGCCGGGATTGACCCGTATTCACATCCCATAACCGGACAATTTGGTCATGACCGCCACTTGCCAAGATTTGTCCATCTTGACTGTAAGCAACTGACCAAGATTGGCTGGTGTATCCACTGAGAGTTTTGAGACATTGACCAGTGCTAACATCCCATAGTTTCACAGTTTGGTCATCACTGCTAGTGGCGAGAATATTCCCTTGCAAATTAAAGGTAACAGAAAGTACCCAACCAGAATGTCCCTGAAGAATTTTGAGACATTGACCAGTGCTAACGTTCCATAGTCTCACCGTCTGATCAAGGCTACCACTAGCTATGATATTGCCTTGAGGATTCATCGCAACTGACCAAACCGCAGCATTATGCCCCTGTAGAGTTTTAATGCATTCACCAGTGCCAATATTCCACAACTTTACTGTTTGGTCATCACTGCTACTAACTATTGTCCGACCTTCAGGACTGATAGTGATTGATCGTATGCCATCACCATGACCGCGCAAAATTTTGAGGCATTTACCAGTGCTGATATCCCATAATCTAATAGTGTCGTCATCACTACCGCTCACTAAGATGTGACCATCCAGAGTAAAAACTGCACAGATGATCCAACTTGTATGTCCATGAAAAGTTTTGAGGCATTTAGCAGTACGAACACTCCATAGTTTCATCGTGCGGTCATTACTGCCACTGACTAGTGTATTACCATCGGGACTAAAGGCAATTGTCCATACTTCATGTTCATGTTCTCGTAAGGTTTGAAGGCATTGACCTGTATTCGTATCCCACAACTTCACAGTGTGGTCACTACTACTGCTAGCAAGGATACTACCATCAGGACTAAAGGCCAGTGATGGAACCCAGTTAATATGTCCTTGACAAATTTGAAGTTGTTTCCAATCCGCAACTTGGTACAAGCGAATCTCACCATTGGTATCCCCGGTAGCCAAAAGTTCGCCATTAGGACTAAAGGCTACTGAGGCAATCCCACCAAAGGTTTCAGTAAAAACTGACTTAGCTAAATCAGCATTTTGGAAATTGACATTGTGCAACTTCACATTTCGTAAGTCTGCTTGCCAAACGGTCATTTCAGAAAAATCATAGCCACTGAAATTTGTCTGGAGTTGACAAAGCAAATTAAGAATATTTCCAGCTGTGTACCCTGGTTCTTGTGGCGATTCTTCTCGGAGCCTGACTAAAATTTTATTTAATCTGTTTTCAATGCCTTTATTGCTTTTTAATACAGTGAGTAGCCCATCGATAACTGGTTTGAGGATGAGGCGAATTTGAACTTCCCTAATGTAGTCTTTTGTACTAGCCTTGATCAGAGCGTGGCATCTAAAAAGCTGAATATTCTCAGTTGCAATCTCTTCACAGACTCGCTCTATTAATACCTGAGTCATAAATTCCATGACTACAGGTTGTAGGGTGAAAGCTGCTGTAGTTTTCTCCACTAGTTTAGGGGTAGTCTTCTCAATTAGCGATCGCCTACCTAAAGATTCTAAAGCCTCTAGTAATTTTGCCTGTGGTACTAGTGATACAATATCATCTCGCAATTCTGAGAGTGTAATCGACTCACGATTAATTGCTAGCCAGTACATGACATCCTTTTCTAAATCTGACAACCGCTCAAAATGCTGGTCTAGAATATCACGAATGTCACCAAAAACAGCCGTGTCTTGTTGTAAAAATTCAGTTATATTACCATCAAATATATCTTGAATAGTCGTGGCAACTATTTTCAGGGCTAAGGGATTACCTGCATAGCGTTCAATCATTGCTTTCCATTCATCTTCTGCTGCTGATAGCCCCTTGAGTTTTAAGATTTCTTGCCCTTCTGCTACCTTCAAGCCGCTCAATGGTAAAGAGCGCACAGGTAGTGTTTCTCCTTCGAGTAAAGCGACTTCTTTAGGTTTTTCGCGACTAGTTAGCACTAAGCAGCTTTGGTGAGTTGCTTCTCCTACGCGTCTTAAAAGCTGACCATATTCCTCATGTCCTTCTCGATAAACCCCGGCTCGACTACCACTGCGAAGAATTGACTCGGCATTATCAAGTATCAGCAGACAACGATGATTTTGTAAATAATCAAGTAATCTTGATATCCTCCCACTGACATTTTCCGGTAAGTTACTTTCTATTTCCTGTTCGTCAGATAGAAATTGGATCAGGTTAGCAATAATAATTTTAATCGGCGGAGCTTCTCTTAGCGATCGCCAGATCACATACTCAAAGTTTTCCTGAATCTGTTGAGCTAGCATTACAGAAAGTGACGTTTTACCAATACCTCCTATTCCCAATAGTGTGACTAATCGGCATTGATCATCCAGAATCCATTGCTCTAAAGTAATCAGTTCTTCTTTCCGTCCATAAAAAACTGATGGGAAAATAGCTTCTCCCCAATACAGACGGTTATTTGCGGTAGAATAATCACTTTTCTCTATTTTTAAACCAAAAGCTGAAAAAAGCTTTTCAATAGTGTGTTTATCTACTCCGCCTTCACGATTTAGAACTTTTGAGATCGTACCGGGATATAATCCAGAACTGGCGCTCATTTCTTCGAGAGTGTACCTGTTACCAAAATTTTCCTTTGCTTCGGAGTTACGCTTCGCGTCCTGAATTTTTTGCAACCCTTTAGTAGTAAGTAAAACACCACGCTTACGTGTTTTATTTTGTAAAGTCATGTATTAACTCGCTTGAATATTTTCAGGATTTTCCAATAAAAGCTATAAAAAGCACACGCTAACTGTTAGGCACTTAAGTATATAGATAGAGTTTTAAATTTTCAAGCTATCACCCATACAACCCTCTTGTTCTGACTAATCAGCTGGTCATTTCTGGAGTGGTTTTCAACTGCTCTTGATTTTTTTTTGATTTGCTGGCTTACACGTTAAACTATTTTCATACAGCTAATAGCTGTGATTAAAGCTTACACTTGATGTATGAATAATAAAAAACTTAAAAACAGCTTAAGTTCACTATTAAAATCCCGATGTTCACTGGTAAAAAAAGTTCTACATTGAGAGACTTGATTCGGCAAGTTTGTAAATAATTCGCTGATTATCAATGAATCAGACTAATGTGTATACATCTCCCACTGCTACAACTTCCAGTAAAGAACCTAACATCCAGCAACTTACCTTAACGTTGACACCAGAAGAAGCCCAGATTCTGGAACAATATTGTCAACAAACCGGAAAATCTGAAATGGATATGATCCGGGAATTGATTCAAGGGTTACCCGTGAATTAATTTTTTAGACTTATCCTTAACAGCCAGCATTTAGAAGGGCAGACCTTTCAACAAAAACTCATGATTGATTTGCTAATGCAAAAACTGAAAGGCTTGCCTCTATTTGTGGAAATTTAATTGAATACAGTCTCATAAGGACAATAGCCCAAGAATCGATGACGTTAGTATTTTGGAGTCAAACTCATACTCCGAATCAACGCATTGCCATAAATGAATAGCACAAAATTAAGATGTCACCCCTGCTATAACTAAGTGTAGGTTATGGATAAAAAAACAAAAAAATAAGTGGGGACACCAGTAAACCTCTCCCTCACTATACTCCATAGCCCACACCCAGTAATCTGTTAGCTTAAGGATTTTCCTTATTGTTAATGCTGTTCAAAATCATAGCTAAATT comes from the Nodularia sp. NIES-3585 genome and includes:
- a CDS encoding NB-ARC domain-containing protein; translated protein: MTLQNKTRKRGVLLTTKGLQKIQDAKRNSEAKENFGNRYTLEEMSASSGLYPGTISKVLNREGGVDKHTIEKLFSAFGLKIEKSDYSTANNRLYWGEAIFPSVFYGRKEELITLEQWILDDQCRLVTLLGIGGIGKTSLSVMLAQQIQENFEYVIWRSLREAPPIKIIIANLIQFLSDEQEIESNLPENVSGRISRLLDYLQNHRCLLILDNAESILRSGSRAGVYREGHEEYGQLLRRVGEATHQSCLVLTSREKPKEVALLEGETLPVRSLPLSGLKVAEGQEILKLKGLSAAEDEWKAMIERYAGNPLALKIVATTIQDIFDGNITEFLQQDTAVFGDIRDILDQHFERLSDLEKDVMYWLAINRESITLSELRDDIVSLVPQAKLLEALESLGRRSLIEKTTPKLVEKTTAAFTLQPVVMEFMTQVLIERVCEEIATENIQLFRCHALIKASTKDYIREVQIRLILKPVIDGLLTVLKSNKGIENRLNKILVRLREESPQEPGYTAGNILNLLCQLQTNFSGYDFSEMTVWQADLRNVKLHNVNFQNADLAKSVFTETFGGIASVAFSPNGELLATGDTNGEIRLYQVADWKQLQICQGHINWVPSLAFSPDGSILASSSSDHTVKLWDTNTGQCLQTLREHEHEVWTIAFSPDGNTLVSGSNDRTMKLWSVRTAKCLKTFHGHTSWIICAVFTLDGHILVSGSDDDTIRLWDISTGKCLKILRGHGDGIRSITISPEGRTIVSSSDDQTVKLWNIGTGECIKTLQGHNAAVWSVAMNPQGNIIASGSLDQTVRLWNVSTGQCLKILQGHSGWVLSVTFNLQGNILATSSDDQTVKLWDVSTGQCLKTLSGYTSQSWSVAYSQDGQILASGGHDQIVRLWDVNTGQSRQSFQGHCAVVRSVAFSPNGKILASSSDDRIIKLWDVNTGQSWQNFQGHSAAIQSVVFSPDGQKLASGSDDHTVRLWDINTGQGLQVFQGHRAAVQSVAFSPDGQTLASGAWDQTVKLWDVSTGVCKRTLEGHNNWVWSIAFSPKGELLASASYDGKVRLWSISTGACLQTFEVYANGIVKAVIFSRDGQILASSSPDYTVKLWDINTGECKRTLFGHSAWVWSIAFSPDNQTLASSGADETIRIWDISTGECLKTLKAKKFYEGMNIRGVKGFTAATIVTLKGLGAIA
- a CDS encoding CopG family transcriptional regulator, encoding MNQTNVYTSPTATTSSKEPNIQQLTLTLTPEEAQILEQYCQQTGKSEMDMIRELIQGLPVN